The genomic window GGCTATGCAGGTGAATATGTTAAAGATTTAGTTAATTCAGATAATCCAATTCAAACAGTGCTTTTACAACAAACTGAGGTGTTGGAAAGATTTAAGGTTTTTTTTGATGGATGGTTTAGTGAGAAAAAAGAGCTTCACGAAAAAGGTTTAGTTAATTCTGCTCTTGAGTTTATGAAGGCCAAGGGATTAACCTATGAACAAGAAGGTGCGTTATTTTTTCGTTCAACGGATTTCGGTGATGATAAAGATAGAGTTCTTATCAAGGCTGATGGAAGCTATACTTATTTTGCGGCAGACATTGCTTATCATAAAAATAAGGTAGATAGAGGCTATAATCATTTAATAAACATTTGGGGTGCTGATCATCATGGCTACATCAAAAGAGTTAAAGCTGCTTTGTGTTCCTTGTTTGGAAAGAGTGCACAGTTAGAAGTTTTGCTTGGTCAATTGGTTTCTCTTTTTAGAAATGGTGAAGAAGTTAGGATGAGTAAAAGAACTGGAGAAATGATAACGCTGGAAGAGGTTATTGATGAGATAGGTAGTGATGCTTGCAGATTCTTTTTAGTTTCTAAACCTGCTGATACAGCTTTGGATTTTGATTTAGAGCTTGCTAAAAAACAGTCATCAGATAATCCAGTTTTTTATGTGCAGTATGCTCATGCAAGGATCAGTAGTATTTTAAATTCTGCTCAAGTGAAAGCAGCTGTCCCCGAATTAATGAAACTAGAGGAAATAGAATACAGTTTAATTAGATATCTCGTTCATTTTGAGGATGAG from Candidatus Margulisiibacteriota bacterium includes these protein-coding regions:
- the argS gene encoding arginine--tRNA ligase codes for the protein MRIIDRVYTTIEEYVSVQGWEIAGWQVENPKDKSIADYSTNIAFKLAGSLKSSPLALADKITPELSQIFEEKMSGAFEIFSLRGFINFKLKPLYCFQYLGNSSFSKNIVKSDEKILLEYVSANPTGPLHIGHGRWAAMGDSLKRIMDHVGYNVKTEFYINDAGNQIANLLLSIEARRNNTPLPEDGYAGEYVKDLVNSDNPIQTVLLQQTEVLERFKVFFDGWFSEKKELHEKGLVNSALEFMKAKGLTYEQEGALFFRSTDFGDDKDRVLIKADGSYTYFAADIAYHKNKVDRGYNHLINIWGADHHGYIKRVKAALCSLFGKSAQLEVLLGQLVSLFRNGEEVRMSKRTGEMITLEEVIDEIGSDACRFFLVSKPADTALDFDLELAKKQSSDNPVFYVQYAHARISSILNSAQVKAAVPELMKLEEIEYSLIRYLVHFEDELMIAVQNREPHRISTYLIELANMFHSFYHQCKVISDDQDTTAYRLVIISLVKKVLATGLDLVGVSAPEKM